The following are encoded in a window of Flavobacteriales bacterium genomic DNA:
- a CDS encoding Na+ dependent nucleoside transporter, whose translation MSLRPLLTFAALWPLSTFAQGGEVPLPLSGPGIESILRGALGMACLIAIAWLFSAKRRQVNWRVVGIGLTIQFALALSILFVPGVQDVFEFVGKIFVKVLDFTRIGSVFLFRDLMDVNSFGFIFALQILPTIIFFSALTSVLFYLGIIQKVVYALAWALNKTMKLSGAESLSTAGNIFLGQTEAPLMVKAYLEKMNRSEIFLVMTAGMATVAGGVLAAYVGFLGGDDPVLRLFFAKHLLTASVMAAPGAVVVAKILYPQTETVDQRMEVSDEVVGSNFLDALSKGTTEGLKLAVNVGAMLLVFFAFIALFNFVFVKIGDWTSLNPLIASATNGNYKGLTLEFILGHLFAPLMWLIGVAGEDITLVGRLVGEKVIASEFVGYESLARLKASNAFAYQRSIVMATYMLCGFANFASIGIQIGGIGSLAPGKRQWLSEFGFRALLGGTLASLLSATIVGMLV comes from the coding sequence ATGTCCCTGCGTCCGCTCCTCACGTTCGCTGCCCTATGGCCACTGTCCACCTTCGCGCAGGGTGGTGAAGTACCACTTCCGCTTTCCGGTCCGGGCATCGAGAGCATCCTGCGCGGTGCGCTGGGCATGGCCTGCCTCATCGCCATCGCCTGGCTCTTCAGCGCCAAACGCAGGCAGGTGAACTGGCGCGTGGTGGGCATTGGACTCACCATCCAGTTCGCCCTTGCGCTCAGCATCCTTTTCGTGCCTGGTGTGCAGGACGTGTTCGAGTTCGTGGGCAAGATCTTCGTGAAGGTGCTGGACTTCACGCGCATCGGCAGCGTGTTCCTCTTCCGCGACCTGATGGACGTGAACAGCTTCGGCTTCATCTTCGCCCTGCAGATCCTCCCCACCATCATCTTCTTCAGCGCGCTCACCAGCGTGCTCTTCTACCTGGGCATCATCCAAAAGGTGGTGTACGCGCTGGCCTGGGCGCTGAACAAGACCATGAAGCTCAGCGGTGCCGAAAGCCTAAGTACCGCCGGCAACATCTTCCTGGGCCAGACCGAAGCGCCGCTGATGGTGAAGGCCTACCTGGAGAAGATGAACCGCTCGGAGATCTTCCTGGTGATGACCGCCGGCATGGCCACCGTGGCGGGCGGCGTGCTCGCGGCCTACGTGGGTTTCCTCGGCGGTGACGACCCCGTGCTGCGCCTCTTCTTCGCCAAACACCTGCTCACCGCCAGCGTGATGGCCGCCCCAGGGGCCGTGGTGGTGGCCAAGATCCTGTACCCGCAGACCGAAACCGTGGACCAGCGCATGGAGGTGAGCGACGAGGTGGTGGGCAGCAACTTCCTCGATGCGCTGAGCAAGGGCACCACCGAGGGCCTGAAGCTGGCGGTGAACGTGGGTGCCATGCTGCTGGTGTTCTTCGCCTTCATCGCGCTGTTCAACTTCGTCTTCGTCAAGATCGGCGACTGGACGAGCCTGAACCCGCTGATCGCCTCGGCCACCAACGGCAACTACAAAGGCCTCACACTCGAGTTCATCCTGGGCCACCTCTTCGCACCGCTGATGTGGTTGATCGGTGTGGCCGGCGAAGACATCACCTTGGTCGGGCGCTTGGTGGGCGAAAAGGTCATCGCCAGCGAATTCGTGGGTTACGAAAGCCTGGCGCGACTGAAGGCCTCCAACGCCTTCGCCTACCAACGCAGCATCGTGATGGCCACCTACATGCTGTGCGGCTTCGCCAATTTCGCCAGCATCGGCATCCAGATCGGCGGCATCGGTTCGCTGGCGCCGGGCAAGCGGCAATGGCTCAGCGAATTCGGTTTCCGCGCGTTGTTGGGCGGCACGCTGGCGAGTCTGCTCAGCGCAACGATCGTGGGGATGTTGGTGTGA
- a CDS encoding cupin domain-containing protein — MNTPMRNPITGQELEILRGGEDTGGELLVMRSTLRPGSLPPSPHFHPAQREDFRVEQGEITVRMEGASRVYRKGETLHIPAGVVHNMWNAGREVAVVHWETRPALRTEAFLRNAFGLAADGKCTAQGTPTLPQASLLLPRFAAEYRLASPPVWVQRIVFAVLAPLARLRGLKPEYPAYAGGTRARST; from the coding sequence ATGAACACGCCGATGCGGAACCCGATCACCGGTCAGGAACTGGAGATACTGCGCGGTGGCGAGGACACCGGTGGAGAACTGCTGGTGATGCGCAGCACCTTGCGGCCAGGCAGCCTGCCACCCTCGCCGCACTTCCACCCTGCGCAGCGCGAGGACTTCCGCGTGGAGCAGGGCGAGATCACGGTGCGGATGGAAGGCGCTTCGCGGGTATACCGCAAGGGCGAAACGCTGCACATCCCCGCAGGCGTGGTGCACAACATGTGGAACGCTGGCCGCGAAGTGGCGGTAGTGCATTGGGAAACGCGGCCCGCCTTGCGCACGGAAGCCTTCCTCCGCAACGCGTTCGGTCTGGCCGCCGATGGCAAGTGCACGGCCCAGGGCACCCCCACGCTGCCGCAAGCCAGCCTGTTGCTGCCCCGCTTCGCCGCCGAGTATCGCCTCGCATCGCCGCCAGTGTGGGTCCAGCGCATCGTGTTCGCAGTGCTGGCGCCGTTGGCCAGACTGCGCGGCCTGAAACCGGAATACCCCGCATACGCTGGCGGTACGCGTGCCCGATCGACTTGA